In one window of Solanum pennellii chromosome 2, SPENNV200 DNA:
- the LOC107008636 gene encoding membrane-anchored ubiquitin-fold protein 4, which translates to MPEEDLIELKFRLYDGSDIGPFQYAPTSTIAILKERIVADWPKDKKVAPKVANDVKLICAGKILENSRTVGQCKTPFGELPNGIITMHAVVQPSLAKAKSEKKIDENQNQSICSCSIL; encoded by the exons ATGCCGGAGGAGGACTTAATTGAACTCAAATTTAGGTTGTATGATGGATCAGATATTGGTCCTTTTCAATACGCACCCACTTCCACCATAGCTATCCTCAAAGAGAGGATTGTCGCCGACTGGCCCAAAG ATAAAAAAGTTGCACCTAAGGTGGCAAATGATGTAAAATTGATATGTGCTGGTAAAATTTTGGAAAACAGCAGGACTGTTGGTCAATGCAAGACACCTTTTGGTGAGCTACCCAATGGAATAATTACCATGCATGCTGTTGTACAACCATCTTTAGCTAAAGCAAAGTCAG AAAAGAAGATTGACGAGAACCAAAATCAAAGCATCTGTTCGTGCTCCATATTGTGA
- the LOC107011856 gene encoding uncharacterized protein LOC107011856 gives MNIASETMGSTFNTQILVDKLEMLNSSQQSIETLSHWCIFHMTKAKQVVETWAQQFHCSPREQRLSFLYLANDILQNSRRKGAEFVAEFWKVLPDALRDVIENGNEFGRNAALRLISIWDERKVFGSRGQILKEEFAGKHVGNGKHSGGKVRNSAGDALDKIVSSYQILYGGQIDEDAILSRAKNAISCVEKIDKEIGSDLNPGHLNGSGMVDELKGQHTILKDCVEQLTTVESSRANLISHLREVLQEQEYKLDQVRNHLQAAQSHADQVGSICGQLLNFDGNGQILAEQNIKEANTSQAPHSFISGNREQSAPVMYTRQVSYEKSGNLEEDMKSAAAAVAAKLTASTSSAQMLSYVLSSLASEGVIGNSTKESLHDNQPEKRMKLENDGSCYAPSQNPQEAVTFFSQPNSVQHNLASTGRESTPTEPPPLPSSPPPLAPLPPMQPYPVGQIIQTSGQLPSSAFVYATSQQVQPASTLGGFVPPVNGISPFTYPATIGYQGYSSDSSLYSHQSSSLPMAPVSRP, from the exons ATGAATATTGCTTCAGAAACAATGGGGAGCACATTCAATACGCAAATTTTGGTGGATAAGCTGGAAATGCTCAATAGTTCACAGCAAAGCATTGAAA CTTTATCACATTGGTGTATTTTTCACATGACCAAAGCAAAACAAGTTGTGGAAACTTGGGCCCAGCAATTCCATTGCTCACCACGTGAACAGAGATTGTCATTTCTTTACCTTGCAAATGACATCCTTCAGAATAGTCGGAGAAAGGGTGCAGAATTTGTTGCTGAATTTTGGAAGGTTCTTCCAGATGCTCTTCGTGATGTTATTGAAAATGGAAATGAGTTTGGAAGAAACGCTGCTTTGCGGTTG ATCAGTATCTGGGACGAGAGAAAAGTCTTTGGTTCTCGAGGGCAGATTCTGAAGGAAGAGTTTGCTGGAAAGCATGTTGGGAATGGAAAGCATAGTGGAGGCAAAGTG AGAAACTCAGCTGGAGATGCCCTTGACAAAATAGTTTCAAGCTATCAGATATTGTATGGTGGTCAAATTGATGAAGATGCGATATTGAGCAGAGCTAAAAATGCTATTAGCTGTGTTGAAAAAATAGATAAGGAGATTGGGAGTGATTTAAATCCAG GCCATCTTAATGGATCTGGTATGGTGGATGAGCTCAAGGGGCAGCACACAATATTGAAGGACTGTGTTGAGCAGCTAACAACTGTTGAGTCATCCAGGGCAAACCTCATCTCTCATCTCAGAGAGGTCCTCCAGGAGCAG GAATATAAGTTGGATCAAGTACGCAATCATCTTCAG GCTGCTCAGTCCCACGCAGATCAGGTTGGGAGTATATGCGGACAGTTGCTGAATTTTGATGGCAATGGGCAAATCTTGGCTGAGCAGAATATAAAGGAAGCTAACACCTCCCAAGCTCCACACTCGTTCATATCTGGAAATCGCGAACAATCTGCTCCAGTGATGTACACTCGACAGGTATCTTATGAAAAATCTGGCAACCTTGAGGAAGATATGAAGTCTGCGGCTGCTGCAGTGGCAGCAAAGCTGACTGCATCAACATCTTCAGCCCAGATGCTGTCTTATGTCCTCTCATCCTTGGCATCGGAGGGTGTCATAGGCAACTCAACTAAAGAATCTTTGCATGATAATCAACCGGAGAAAAGGATGAAGCTTGAAAATGATGGCTCTTGTTATGCTCCCTCTCAGAATCCTCAAGAAGCGGTTACATTTTTCTCTCAGCCAAACTCAGTACAACACAATCTTGCAAGCACTGGGCGGGAATCAACTCCAACTGAACCGCCTCCTCTACCATCATCGCCTCCACCATTGGCACCGTTGCCTCCTATGCAGCCATATCCAGTAGGTCAGATCATTCAGACATCTGGGCAGTTGCCTAGTTCAGCATTTGTTTACGCAACAAGCCAGCAAGTGCAACCAGCTTCAACATTGGGTGGTTTTGTCCCTCCAGTGAATGGGATTTCTCCTTTCACATATCCGGCGACAATTGGTTATCAAGGTTATTCAAGTGATAGTAGTTTATATAGCCACCAGTCTTCATCCCTGCCGATGGCACCAGTTAGCCGTCCGTAG
- the LOC107010542 gene encoding exocyst complex component EXO70B1, producing the protein MDLTQTSSDQTKSNDNQPDETPPAHETKSTEAEIVEQLQTDDGVINTTDDDGAKTDDIKPEDDDEVKVEVSSPLPPDLDKVSEEIDQFISESSNFKGDDDESKPPDVPVFVEQFAVLVEAKIDEYDGGDAPVKWSQLAQEEATSFLNIVDRISKLFTSLCRFSSEYKYAYSISRVDGVLQRAMSYIEEEYKSILYDYKINTDSDITNLDTSSAKPNLNSSSSDTNQDAEQDTASESKPSEENKFPGYSEEIVDTLNKFSKALIAGGYEAECCQVYFIARRKALEESLHKLGFEKYSIEDVQKMNWEPLEREVTAWIATFRHCTNVLFSSERKLADAVFEDQPSISETIFSNLSRGMMIQLLNFAEAVSMTKRAAEKLFKFLDIYETLRDFIPLVDKIFPVSYADELKAEATLSRGRLGESMVSIFSELENSIQGDSNKTAVPGGAVHPLTRYIMNYLKYVGEYRDTLEQVFREHQMIERADSATGSDFDCQNPQAGQSSNNNNSNNTSSNKLSPFETHMIKVMDLLDSNLEGKSRLYKDTSLSSIFMMNNGRYILQKIKGSPEMNSLMGDQWYRKRSSDLRQYHKNYQRETWGKLLQCLNHEGLNVNGKVNKPILKERFKSFNALFDEIHKTQSSWVISDEQLQSELRVSISNMVIPAYRSFLGRFSQIFTPGRQTEKYVKYQPEEIETDIDELFDGNATPWGRKKL; encoded by the coding sequence ATGGATCTAACACAAACTTCTTCTGATCAAACAAAATCCAATGACAACCAGCCAGATGAAACTCCTCCTGCCCATGAAACAAAGTCTACAGAAGCAGAAATTGTTGAACAACTGCAAACAGACGATGGAGTCATCAACACAACAGATGATGATGGTGCCAAGACAGACGATATCAAACCTGAAGACGACGATGAGGTCAAGGTTGAAGTTTCTTCTCCCCTGCCTCCTGATCTCGATAAGGTTTCAGAAGAAATAGATCAATTTATCTCTGAATCATCAAACTTtaaaggggatgatgatgaATCTAAGCCTCCCGATGTTCCTGTGTTTGTAGAACAATTTGCTGTTCTTGTTGAagcaaaaattgatgaatatgatgGCGGTGATGCACCCGTCAAATGGAGCCAGCTAGCTCAGGAGGAAGCCAcatcatttttaaatattgtagATCGAATCTCCAAGCTATTTACCTCCCTCTGTCGATTTTCTTCAGAGTACAAATATGCTTATTCAATCAGCCGCGTCGATGGTGTTCTTCAACGAGCAATGTCCTACATAGAGGAAGAATACAAGTCAATCCTCTACGATTACAAGATCAATACTGATTCAGATATCACCAATTTAGACACTTCTTCTGCCAAGCCTAACCTTAATTCTTCATCATCAGACACCAATCAAGATGCAGAACAAGACACTGCTTCTGAATCTAAACCTtctgaagaaaataaatttccagGCTACTCTGAGGAAATCGTAGACACATTGAATAAATTTTCCAAAGCCTTGATTGCAGGAGGCTATGAAGCAGAATGCTGTCAGGTCTATTTCATCGCACGGAGGAAAGCTTTGGAGGAAAGCTTGCATAAGCTTGGCTTTGAAAAATATAGCATCGAGGATGTGCAGAAGATGAATTGGGAACCATTGGAGAGAGAGGTTACTGCTTGGATTGCAACATTCAGGCACTGCACTAATGTGCTCTTCTCCAGTGAACGCAAGCTGGCGGATGCCGTGTTTGAGGATCAACCATCAATTTCTGAGACCATCTTCAGCAATTTGTCTCGAGGTATGATGATCCAACTCCTTAATTTCGCTGAAGCCGTTTCCATGACAAAACGGGCTGCTGAAAAACTCTTCAAGTTTCTCGACATTTATGAGACGTTGCGGGATTTTATCCCTTTGGTGGATAAGATATTTCCAGTTTCTTACGCTGATGAACTCAAGGCTGAAGCCACATTGAGTCGGGGCCGCTTAGGGGAATCCATGGTTTCTATCTTTTCGGAGCTGGAAAACTCAATCCAGGGGGACTCAAACAAGACCGCGGTTCCAGGTGGTGCTGTTCATCCTTTAACTCGGTACATCATGAATTATCTGAAATATGTAGGGGAGTACAGAGACACGTTAGAGCAGGTATTCAGAGAACATCAAATGATAGAAAGAGCTGACTCAGCCACGGGATCGGATTTTGATTGTCAAAATCCACAAGCGGGTCagagtagtaataataataatagtaataatacgTCATCGAATAAACTATCACCGTTTGAGACGCATATGATAAAAGTGATGGATCTATTGGATTCAAATCTGGAGGGAAAATCAAGGCTTTACAAAGACACTTCACTCAGTTCAATATTCATGATGAATAACGGACGATACATCttgcaaaaaataaaaggatCTCCAGAGATGAATAGCCTGATGGGGGATCAATGGTACAGAAAGCGATCTTCAGATCTAAGACAGTACCACAAGAATTACCAAAGAGAAACGTGGGGGAAATTGTTGCAATGTTTAAACCATGAGGGATTGAATGTTAATGGGAAAGTGAATAAACCAATATTAAAAGAGAGGTTCAAAAGTTTCAATGCATTGTTTGATGAGATACACAAGACGCAGAGCAGTTGGGTGATTAGCGACGAGCAATTGCAATCGGAGCTGAGAGTTTCCATATCAAACATGGTTATACCAGCGTACAGGTCATTCTTGGGAAGGTTTAGTCAAATATTTACTCCGGGAAGGCAGACGGAGAAGTATGTAAAGTACCAACCTGAAGAAATTGAAACAGACATTGATGAGCTATTCGATGGAAATGCTACGCCATGGGGGAGGAAGAAATTGTAA